A region of Bombyx mori chromosome 13, ASM3026992v2 DNA encodes the following proteins:
- the LOC101744798 gene encoding chromatin-remodeling complex ATPase chain Iswi isoform X2, protein MAQSDDAMDVADIGDNSNGSSSDTTSSRGKEGDFESKIETDRSKRFDFLLKQTEIFSHFMTNTPKSGGSPPKPKAGRPRKIKIDTEPEGPGDHRHRKTEQEEDEELLAETNSKQKTIFRFEASPHYIKNGEMRDYQVRGLNWMISLYENGINGILADEMGLGKTLQTISLLGYMKHFKNVPGPHIVIVPKSTLTNWMNEFKKWCPSLKAVCLIGDQETRNTFIRETLMPGNWDVCITSYEMIIREKSVFKKFNWRYMVIDEAHRIKNEKSKLSELLREFKSMNRLLLTGTPLQNNLHELWALLNFLLPDVFNSSDDFDSWFNTNAALGDNQLVSRLHAVLRPFLLRRLKSEVEKKLKPKKELKVYVGLSKMQREWYTKVLMKDIDVVNGAGKVEKMRLQNILMQLRKCCNHPYLFDGAEPGPPYTTDEHLVYNCGKLTILDKLLPKLQEQESRVLIFSQMTRMLDILEDYCLWRQYKYCRLDGQTPHEDRNRQIEEYNMEGSEKFVFMLSTRAGGLGINLTSADVVIIYDSDWNPQMDLQAMDRAHRIGQKKQVRVFRLITDNTVEEKIVERAEVKLRLDKLVIQSGRLVDTKNQLNKDEMLNMIRHGANHVFASKDSEVTDEDIDTILAKGESKTEELKQKLESLGESSLRAFSMDTPGATTDSVYQFEGEDYREKQKVIPMGSWIEPPKRERKANYAVDAYFREALRVSEPKAPKAPRPPKQPIVQDFQFFPPRLFELLDQEIYHYRKTLGYKVPRNPELGPDAAKIQREEQRKIDEAEALSEEEVQEKEQLLTQGFTNWTKRDFNQFIKANEKYGRDDIENIAKDVEGKTPEEVMEYSAVFWERCHELQDIDRIMGQIERGEAKIQRRASIKKALDAKMARYRAPFHQLRISYGTNKGKNYVEEEDRFLVCMLHKLGFDKENVYEELRAAVHSAPQFRFDWFLKSRTAVELQRRCNTLITLIERENQELEEKERAEKKKKSGNVNPSTPGGNAAGKGANAGKRKADNTTDSAQKQKKKKTK, encoded by the exons ATGGCCCAGTCGGATGATGCCATGGACGTTGCCGATATTGGCGACAATTCC AATGGCTCTTCAAGTGACACGACATCTTCAAGAGGGAAAGAAGGTGATTTCGAGAGTAAGATTGAAACTGATCGTTCCAAGAGATTCGATTTTCTACTAAAGCAAACGGAGATATTTTCTCATTTTATGACCAACACTCCAAAATCTGGTGGGAGTCCTCCAAAACCAAAGGCTGGCAGACCCAGAAAGATAAAAATAGATACTGAACCTGAAGGTCCTGGAGA TCACAGACATAGAAAAACTGAGCAAGAAGAAGATGAAGAACTTCTGGCAGAaacaaattcaaaacaaaagacAATATTTAGATTTGAAGCATCTCCACATTACATAAAAAATGGAGAAATGCGGGATTATCAAGTTAGAGGGCTTAACTGGATGATATCATTGTATGAAAATGGTATTAATGGAATTTTGGCTGATGAAATGGGTCTAGGAAAAACTTTGCAAACAATTTCTCTACTTGGATATATGAAACATTTTAA aAACGTTCCTGGTCCTCACATAGTAATTGTACCAAAATCCACTTTGACAAATTGGATGAACGAATTTAAAAAGTGGTGCCCTTCACTAAAAGCTGTGTGTCTTATTGGTGATCAAGAAACAAGG AATACATTTATCCGAGAAACCTTGATGCCTGGAAACTGGGATGTTTGCATTACATCATATGAAATGATTATAAGAGAGAAATCTGTCTTTAAAAAGTTTAACTGGCGTTATATGGTGATTGATGAGGCTCACCGTATCAAGAATGAAAAATCTAAATTATCGGAGCTGCTTAGGGAATTTAAGAGTATGAACAGGTTGCTGTTAACTGGTACTCCCTTGCAAAATAATCTCCATGAGTTGTGGGCACTATTGAATTTCCTTCTGCCTGATGTTTTTAATAGTTCTGAT GACTTTGACTCATGGTTTAATACAAATGCAGCCCTAGGTGATAACCAATTGGTTTCACGTTTACATGCTGTACTAAGACCATTTTTGCTTCGGAGACTCAAATCTGAGGTTGAGAAAAAATTAAAGCCTAAAAAGGAATTAAAAGTTTATGTGGGTTTGAGTAAAATGCAAAGAGAGTGGTATACTAAGGTTCTTATGAAGGATATTGATGTAG TAAATGGTGCTGGAAAGGTTGAAAAAATGCGACTCCAGAACATTCTTATGCAGCTACGCAAATGTTGTAACCATCCTTATTTATTTGATGGCGCTGAGCCGGGTCCACCGTACACAACTGATGAACATTTAGTATATAACTGTGGTAAACTTACTATACTGGATAAGCTTTTACCTAAGCTTCAGGAGCAAGAGTCGAGAGTACTTATTTTCTCACAAATGACTAGGATGCTGGACATCTTAGAAGATTATTGCCTTTGGAGGCAATATAAG tattgcCGTCTAGATGGTCAAACACCACATGAAGATAGAAATCGACAAATAGAAGAGTATAATATGGAGGGGAGtgagaaatttgtttttatgttatcTACACGAGCTGGTGGTCTTGGTATTAACTTAACATCAGCTgatgttgttattatttatgaCTCTGATTGGAATCCTCAAATGGATCTGCAGGCCATGGATAGAGCTCACCGTATTGGTCAGAAAAAGCAG GTCAGAGTGTTCCGTTTGATAACAGACAACACGGTTGAAGAAAAGATTGTAGAACGTGCGGAAGTGAAATTGCGCCTGGACAAACTTGTAATTCAGTCCGGTAGACTGGTCGACACTAAGAACCAGCTGAACAAAGATGAGATGCTCAACATGATCAGACATGGTGCCAACCACGTCTTTGCGTCTAAGGATTCTGAGGTTACTGATGAGGACATCGATACGATTTTAGCTAAAGGAGAGAGCAAg ACTGAGGAGTTGAAGCAGAAATTGGAGAGCCTGGGCGAGTCGTCCTTGCGAGCATTTTCAATGGACACTCCTGGCGCGACCACCGACTCAGTTTATCAATTTGAAG GCGAGGATTACAGAGAGAAGCAAAAAGTTATCCCAATGGGTAGTTGGATAGAGCCGCCTAAGCGCGAACGTAAAGCTAATTATGCCGTGGACGCCTACTTCAGAGAGGCTCTACGTGTATCTGAACCGAAGGCGCCAAAG GCTCCGCGTCCTCCGAAGCAGCCCATCGTACAGGATTTCCAGTTTTTCCCACCACGACTTTTTGAGTTGCTTGATCAAGAAATATATCATTATCGCAAAACCTTAGG ATATAAAGTTCCACGTAATCCAGAATTGGGTCCAGATGCAGCGAAAATTCAGAGAGAGGAACAGAGAAAAATAGATGAGGCAGAAGCGCTTTCTGAAGAAGAAGTCCAAGAAAAAGAACAATTACTAACTCAAG GTTTCACTAATTGGACAAAACGTGATTTTAACCAGTTCATAAAAGCAAATGAAAAATACGGACGAGACGATATCGAGAATATTGCAAAAGATGTTGAAGGAAAAACACCAGAAGAG GTTATGGAGTACTCAGCTGTATTTTGGGAACGTTGCCACGAACTTCAAGATATAGATCGAATTATGGGCCAGATCGAAAGGGGCGAGGCTAAAATTCAACGACGAGCCTCTATTAAGAAAGCGTTGGACGCTAAAATGGCGCGGTACCGAGCACCATTCCACCAACTTAGAATCTCTTATGGAACAAACAAGGGCAAAAATTATGTTGAAGAGGAAGACAG gTTCTTGGTGTGCATGCTGCACAAGTTAGGATTCGATAAAGAAAACGTATACGAGGAACTTCGGGCTGCGGTACATTCCGCGCCACAGTTTCGTTTCGATTGGTTTCTAAAGTCAAGAACAGCCGTCGAATTACAACGTCG TTGCAATACGCTCATTACTTTAATTGAACGAGAGAATCAAGAGCTTGAAGAGAAAGAACGAGccgaaaagaaaaagaaaagcgGGAACGTCAATCCAAGTACGCCAGGCGGCAACGCGGCTGGCAAAGGCGCTAACGCAGGCAAACGCAAAGCTGACAACACTACTGATAGTGCACAGAaacagaagaaaaagaaaactaagTAA
- the LOC101744656 gene encoding CCR4-NOT transcription complex subunit 7 isoform X2, with protein sequence MKQKRCPSGEKMPATSFTSLLCSALKEECSIKNVWNHNLHEEFHVIRQVVQKYHWVAMDTEFPGVVARPIGEFRSTADYQYQLLRCNVDLLRIIQLGLTFMDENAKTPPGCTTWQFNFKFNLQEDMYAQDSIDLLQNSGLQFREHEEHGIEPLEFAELLMSSGIVLMDNINWLSFHSGYDFGYLLKLLTDQNLPHEENDFFERLRLYFPTVYDVKYLMKLCKNLKGGLQEVADQLELRRVGPQHQAGSDSLLTGMAFFKIKEIFFDGNIESTSGHLYGLGAPFTTNANNFQDNVDSGNSS encoded by the exons ATGAAACAAAAAAGGTGCCCATCAGGAGAAAAG ATGCCGGCGACCAGTTTCACCTCTTTACTGTGCAGTGCATTAAAAGAAGAGTGCAGTATTAAAAACGTTTGGAATCATAATCTTCATGAAGAATTTCATGTAATAAGACAG GTTGTCCAGAAATACCATTGGGTGGCCATGGATACTGAATTTCCAGGTGTAGTTGCAAGACCAATTGGTGAATTCAGATCCACTGCAGATTATCAATACCAGCTTTTAAG atgCAATGTGGATCTGTTGCGGATCATACAATTAGGATTAACGTTTATGGACGAAAATGCTAAAACTCCCCCAGGGTGCACAACTTggcagtttaattttaaattcaatcttCA GGAGGATATGTATGCACAAGACTCGATAGACTTACTACAAAATTCTGGTCTGCAATTCAGGGAACATGAAGAACATGGTATTGAACCCCTTGAATTTGCTGAATTACTAATGTCATCTG GAATTGTACTAATGGATAACATCAACTGGTTGAGTTTTCATTCTGGATATGATTTTGGTTATTTACTTAAGTTGCTTACTGATCAAAACCTACCTCATGAAGAGAATGACTTCTTTGAACGATTGCGTCTATATTTCCCCACCGTGTATGATGTCAAG tACCTGATGAAACTTTGCAAGAATCTTAAAGGTGGCTTACAAGAAGTTGCAGATCAGTTGGAATTGAGGCGAGTAGGTCCCCAACATCAAGCCGGTTCTGACTCACTACTGACTGGCATGgcgttttttaaaattaaagaa atattttttgaTGGAAACATTGAAAGTACGAGTGGACATCTGTACGGACTTGGAGCTCCATTCACTACTAACGCCAACAACTTCCAGGATAACGTGGATAGTGGAAACTCATCTTGA
- the LOC101744656 gene encoding CCR4-NOT transcription complex subunit 7 isoform X1, with product MKQKRCPSGEKMPATSFTSLLCSALKEECSIKNVWNHNLHEEFHVIRQVVQKYHWVAMDTEFPGVVARPIGEFRSTADYQYQLLRCNVDLLRIIQLGLTFMDENAKTPPGCTTWQFNFKFNLQEDMYAQDSIDLLQNSGLQFREHEEHGIEPLEFAELLMSSGIVLMDNINWLSFHSGYDFGYLLKLLTDQNLPHEENDFFERLRLYFPTVYDVKYLMKLCKNLKGGLQEVADQLELRYFLMETLKVRVDICTDLELHSLLTPTTSRITWIVETHLDLNCLAKEFNSVVTSVSYQGIEINNNLYLINFEEISLV from the exons ATGAAACAAAAAAGGTGCCCATCAGGAGAAAAG ATGCCGGCGACCAGTTTCACCTCTTTACTGTGCAGTGCATTAAAAGAAGAGTGCAGTATTAAAAACGTTTGGAATCATAATCTTCATGAAGAATTTCATGTAATAAGACAG GTTGTCCAGAAATACCATTGGGTGGCCATGGATACTGAATTTCCAGGTGTAGTTGCAAGACCAATTGGTGAATTCAGATCCACTGCAGATTATCAATACCAGCTTTTAAG atgCAATGTGGATCTGTTGCGGATCATACAATTAGGATTAACGTTTATGGACGAAAATGCTAAAACTCCCCCAGGGTGCACAACTTggcagtttaattttaaattcaatcttCA GGAGGATATGTATGCACAAGACTCGATAGACTTACTACAAAATTCTGGTCTGCAATTCAGGGAACATGAAGAACATGGTATTGAACCCCTTGAATTTGCTGAATTACTAATGTCATCTG GAATTGTACTAATGGATAACATCAACTGGTTGAGTTTTCATTCTGGATATGATTTTGGTTATTTACTTAAGTTGCTTACTGATCAAAACCTACCTCATGAAGAGAATGACTTCTTTGAACGATTGCGTCTATATTTCCCCACCGTGTATGATGTCAAG tACCTGATGAAACTTTGCAAGAATCTTAAAGGTGGCTTACAAGAAGTTGCAGATCAGTTGGAATTGAG atattttttgaTGGAAACATTGAAAGTACGAGTGGACATCTGTACGGACTTGGAGCTCCATTCACTACTAACGCCAACAACTTCCAGGATAACGTGGATAGTGGAAACTCATCTTGATCTGAACTGCCTTGCTAAAGAGTTTAACTCAGTAGTCACTTCTGTTTCATACCAaggaatagaaataaataacaatttgtacCTGATTAACTTTGAAGAAATAAGCTTAGTCTAA
- the LOC101744798 gene encoding chromatin-remodeling complex ATPase chain Iswi isoform X1, which translates to MAQSDDAMDVADIGDNSNGSSSDTTSSRGKEGDFESKIETDRSKRFDFLLKQTEIFSHFMTNTPKSGGSPPKPKAGRPRKIKIDTEPEGPGDHRHRKTEQEEDEELLAETNSKQKTIFRFEASPHYIKNGEMRDYQVRGLNWMISLYENGINGILADEMGLGKTLQTISLLGYMKHFKNVPGPHIVIVPKSTLTNWMNEFKKWCPSLKAVCLIGDQETRNTFIRETLMPGNWDVCITSYEMIIREKSVFKKFNWRYMVIDEAHRIKNEKSKLSELLREFKSMNRLLLTGTPLQNNLHELWALLNFLLPDVFNSSDDFDSWFNTNAALGDNQLVSRLHAVLRPFLLRRLKSEVEKKLKPKKELKVYVGLSKMQREWYTKVLMKDIDVVNGAGKVEKMRLQNILMQLRKCCNHPYLFDGAEPGPPYTTDEHLVYNCGKLTILDKLLPKLQEQESRVLIFSQMTRMLDILEDYCLWRQYKYCRLDGQTPHEDRNRQIEEYNMEGSEKFVFMLSTRAGGLGINLTSADVVIIYDSDWNPQMDLQAMDRAHRIGQKKQVRVFRLITDNTVEEKIVERAEVKLRLDKLVIQSGRLVDTKNQLNKDEMLNMIRHGANHVFASKDSEVTDEDIDTILAKGESKTEELKQKLESLGESSLRAFSMDTPGATTDSVYQFEGEDYREKQKVIPMGSWIEPPKRERKANYAVDAYFREALRVSEPKAPKVQAPRPPKQPIVQDFQFFPPRLFELLDQEIYHYRKTLGYKVPRNPELGPDAAKIQREEQRKIDEAEALSEEEVQEKEQLLTQGFTNWTKRDFNQFIKANEKYGRDDIENIAKDVEGKTPEEVMEYSAVFWERCHELQDIDRIMGQIERGEAKIQRRASIKKALDAKMARYRAPFHQLRISYGTNKGKNYVEEEDRFLVCMLHKLGFDKENVYEELRAAVHSAPQFRFDWFLKSRTAVELQRRCNTLITLIERENQELEEKERAEKKKKSGNVNPSTPGGNAAGKGANAGKRKADNTTDSAQKQKKKKTK; encoded by the exons ATGGCCCAGTCGGATGATGCCATGGACGTTGCCGATATTGGCGACAATTCC AATGGCTCTTCAAGTGACACGACATCTTCAAGAGGGAAAGAAGGTGATTTCGAGAGTAAGATTGAAACTGATCGTTCCAAGAGATTCGATTTTCTACTAAAGCAAACGGAGATATTTTCTCATTTTATGACCAACACTCCAAAATCTGGTGGGAGTCCTCCAAAACCAAAGGCTGGCAGACCCAGAAAGATAAAAATAGATACTGAACCTGAAGGTCCTGGAGA TCACAGACATAGAAAAACTGAGCAAGAAGAAGATGAAGAACTTCTGGCAGAaacaaattcaaaacaaaagacAATATTTAGATTTGAAGCATCTCCACATTACATAAAAAATGGAGAAATGCGGGATTATCAAGTTAGAGGGCTTAACTGGATGATATCATTGTATGAAAATGGTATTAATGGAATTTTGGCTGATGAAATGGGTCTAGGAAAAACTTTGCAAACAATTTCTCTACTTGGATATATGAAACATTTTAA aAACGTTCCTGGTCCTCACATAGTAATTGTACCAAAATCCACTTTGACAAATTGGATGAACGAATTTAAAAAGTGGTGCCCTTCACTAAAAGCTGTGTGTCTTATTGGTGATCAAGAAACAAGG AATACATTTATCCGAGAAACCTTGATGCCTGGAAACTGGGATGTTTGCATTACATCATATGAAATGATTATAAGAGAGAAATCTGTCTTTAAAAAGTTTAACTGGCGTTATATGGTGATTGATGAGGCTCACCGTATCAAGAATGAAAAATCTAAATTATCGGAGCTGCTTAGGGAATTTAAGAGTATGAACAGGTTGCTGTTAACTGGTACTCCCTTGCAAAATAATCTCCATGAGTTGTGGGCACTATTGAATTTCCTTCTGCCTGATGTTTTTAATAGTTCTGAT GACTTTGACTCATGGTTTAATACAAATGCAGCCCTAGGTGATAACCAATTGGTTTCACGTTTACATGCTGTACTAAGACCATTTTTGCTTCGGAGACTCAAATCTGAGGTTGAGAAAAAATTAAAGCCTAAAAAGGAATTAAAAGTTTATGTGGGTTTGAGTAAAATGCAAAGAGAGTGGTATACTAAGGTTCTTATGAAGGATATTGATGTAG TAAATGGTGCTGGAAAGGTTGAAAAAATGCGACTCCAGAACATTCTTATGCAGCTACGCAAATGTTGTAACCATCCTTATTTATTTGATGGCGCTGAGCCGGGTCCACCGTACACAACTGATGAACATTTAGTATATAACTGTGGTAAACTTACTATACTGGATAAGCTTTTACCTAAGCTTCAGGAGCAAGAGTCGAGAGTACTTATTTTCTCACAAATGACTAGGATGCTGGACATCTTAGAAGATTATTGCCTTTGGAGGCAATATAAG tattgcCGTCTAGATGGTCAAACACCACATGAAGATAGAAATCGACAAATAGAAGAGTATAATATGGAGGGGAGtgagaaatttgtttttatgttatcTACACGAGCTGGTGGTCTTGGTATTAACTTAACATCAGCTgatgttgttattatttatgaCTCTGATTGGAATCCTCAAATGGATCTGCAGGCCATGGATAGAGCTCACCGTATTGGTCAGAAAAAGCAG GTCAGAGTGTTCCGTTTGATAACAGACAACACGGTTGAAGAAAAGATTGTAGAACGTGCGGAAGTGAAATTGCGCCTGGACAAACTTGTAATTCAGTCCGGTAGACTGGTCGACACTAAGAACCAGCTGAACAAAGATGAGATGCTCAACATGATCAGACATGGTGCCAACCACGTCTTTGCGTCTAAGGATTCTGAGGTTACTGATGAGGACATCGATACGATTTTAGCTAAAGGAGAGAGCAAg ACTGAGGAGTTGAAGCAGAAATTGGAGAGCCTGGGCGAGTCGTCCTTGCGAGCATTTTCAATGGACACTCCTGGCGCGACCACCGACTCAGTTTATCAATTTGAAG GCGAGGATTACAGAGAGAAGCAAAAAGTTATCCCAATGGGTAGTTGGATAGAGCCGCCTAAGCGCGAACGTAAAGCTAATTATGCCGTGGACGCCTACTTCAGAGAGGCTCTACGTGTATCTGAACCGAAGGCGCCAAAGGTACAG GCTCCGCGTCCTCCGAAGCAGCCCATCGTACAGGATTTCCAGTTTTTCCCACCACGACTTTTTGAGTTGCTTGATCAAGAAATATATCATTATCGCAAAACCTTAGG ATATAAAGTTCCACGTAATCCAGAATTGGGTCCAGATGCAGCGAAAATTCAGAGAGAGGAACAGAGAAAAATAGATGAGGCAGAAGCGCTTTCTGAAGAAGAAGTCCAAGAAAAAGAACAATTACTAACTCAAG GTTTCACTAATTGGACAAAACGTGATTTTAACCAGTTCATAAAAGCAAATGAAAAATACGGACGAGACGATATCGAGAATATTGCAAAAGATGTTGAAGGAAAAACACCAGAAGAG GTTATGGAGTACTCAGCTGTATTTTGGGAACGTTGCCACGAACTTCAAGATATAGATCGAATTATGGGCCAGATCGAAAGGGGCGAGGCTAAAATTCAACGACGAGCCTCTATTAAGAAAGCGTTGGACGCTAAAATGGCGCGGTACCGAGCACCATTCCACCAACTTAGAATCTCTTATGGAACAAACAAGGGCAAAAATTATGTTGAAGAGGAAGACAG gTTCTTGGTGTGCATGCTGCACAAGTTAGGATTCGATAAAGAAAACGTATACGAGGAACTTCGGGCTGCGGTACATTCCGCGCCACAGTTTCGTTTCGATTGGTTTCTAAAGTCAAGAACAGCCGTCGAATTACAACGTCG TTGCAATACGCTCATTACTTTAATTGAACGAGAGAATCAAGAGCTTGAAGAGAAAGAACGAGccgaaaagaaaaagaaaagcgGGAACGTCAATCCAAGTACGCCAGGCGGCAACGCGGCTGGCAAAGGCGCTAACGCAGGCAAACGCAAAGCTGACAACACTACTGATAGTGCACAGAaacagaagaaaaagaaaactaagTAA